The Coffea eugenioides isolate CCC68of chromosome 8, Ceug_1.0, whole genome shotgun sequence genome has a segment encoding these proteins:
- the LOC113781185 gene encoding glutamate receptor 2.7-like, which translates to MQKKLKHLNVHAFLLSFPQILWVLILPSQIVSAQKNTTIPVNVGVVLDMDTWIGKMGLSCISMALSDFYSSHSDYKTRIVLNNRDSKKDVVGAAAAALDLLKNTEVQAIMGPVSSIQAEFINDLGDKAHVPIISFSATSTFLSPLSSPYFIRATQNDSSQVKAISSIVKAFGWREVVPIYVDNQLGEGILPFLTDAFDEINARIPYCSAIPSLATDEQIVAELHKLMTIQTRVFIVHLLPSLGSRLFAKAKQLGMMGAGYAWICTDAITDELHSIDPSIIDTMQGVLGVRPHVPNTAELQSFIKRWKLKFQQSNSDIVNPQLNVFGLWAYDSMTALAMAIEEAGVSNIGFDQLSDISGNSTDLESFGVSRNGPKLLQAMLGTAFQGLSGDFIIVDGQLESPVYDIVNVIGNGVKEIGFWTADKGIVRQINPITIKKLGTILWPGDTATPPKGWANPKNGKKLRVGVPVNSRFSQFVKVTRNSQTNTTMVKGYCIDIFDAVMALVPYAVPYEYVPFATSDGMSAGSYDGLVYQVYLGNFDAVAGDIAITANRSLYVDFSLAYTESGIAMIVPTDNQSRNTWIFLKPLTWDLWLTSFLAFITIGLLIWVLEHRINDEFRGPPLHQIGTILCFSFSTMVFAHQEKIVSNLARFVLVIWFLVVFILTQSYTASLTTRLTVQQLQPTITSVDELIKTRAYVGYQNASFLSKILLQMGFDESRLVAFNSSEELNDLSTKGSGNGGIAAVFDEIPYMKLILGTYCKTDGFGFAFPIGSPLAPEVSRAILNVTQGFQILEIEKKWHLETSRCQDYSASSTPGSLDVGSFRGLFLIMGITAISAFIIHWTMFLYEH; encoded by the exons ATGCAGAAAAAACTAAAACATCTCAACGTCCATGCATTTCTCCTCTCCTTCCCACAAATTCTTTGGGTGCTGATTCTACCATCGCAAATTGTCAGTGCACAGAAGAACACAACAATTCCCGTTAATGTGGGAGTGGTTCTAGACATGGATACATGGATTGGAAAGATGGGGTTGAGCTGCATCTCCATGGCTCTTTCAGACTTCTATTCCTCCCATAGTGACTACAAGACTAGGATTGTCCTCAACAACCGGGACTCGAAGAAAGATGTGGTTGGTGCTGCAGCTGCAG CTCTAGACCTACTAAAAAATACTGAAGTGCAAGCTATCATGGGGCCGGTGTCATCAATTCAAGCAGAATTCATAAATGATCTTGGAGATAAAGCTCATGTGCCCATCATCTCATTTTCTGCAACAAGCACATTTCTTTCACCACTTAGCAGTCCATACTTCATTCGTGCTACGCAAAATGACTCATCTCAAGTAAAAGCCATCAGTTCAATTGTCAAGGCCTTTGGATGGAGAGAAGTTGTGCCAATCTACGTTGATAATCAGCTTGGAGAAGGGATTTTACCATTCTTGACAGATGCCTTCGATGAGATTAATGCACGCATCCCTTATTGCAGTGCCATTCCTTCTTTAGCCACGGATGAGCAAATTGTTGCAGAGCTTCACAAGCTAATGACCATCCAGACTAGAGTTTTCATTGTTCATCTACTGCCCAGTCTTGGCTCTCGGCTTTTTGCTAAAGCAAAACAACTTGGAATGATGGGTGCAGGGTATGCTTGGATATGCACTGATGCCATAACAGATGAGCTTCATTCAATTGATCCTTCTATCATTGACACCATGCAAGGAGTACTAGGTGTAAGGCCTCATGTTCCTAATACTGCAGAGCTTCAAAGCTTCATTAAAAGATGGAAGTTGAAGTTTCAACAAAGCAATTCAGACATCgtcaatcctcaattgaatgtGTTTGGGCTATGGGCATATGATTCAATGACAGCACTCGCGATGGCAATAGAGGAAGCAGGAGTTTCAAACATTGGCTTTGATCAATTGTCAGATATCTCAGGGAACTCTACAGACCTTGAAAGTTTTGGTGTCTCTAGAAATGGTCCTAAGCTTTTGCAGGCAATGTTAGGCACAGCATTTCAAGGCCTAAGTGGAGACTTCATTATAGTTGACGGACAACTTGAATCTCCAGTTTATGACATAGTAAACGTCattggtaatggtgtaaaagAAATTGGCTTCTGGACTGCAGATAAAGGAATTGTTAGGCAGATAAACCCTATAACTATAAAGAAACTGGGAACTATATTGTGGCCAGGTGACACTGCAACTCCTCCTAAGGGCTGGGCAAATCCAAAAAATGGGAAGAAGTTGAGGGTTGGTGTACCAGTGAATTCTCGATTTAGTCAATTTGTAAAGGTTACAAGAAACTCCCAGACAAATACAACCATGGTCAAAGGATATTGCATTGATATATTTGATGCAGTAATGGCTTTGGTACCATATGCTGTCCCTTATGAGTATGTTCCTTTTGCAACGTCAGATGGTATGAGTGCTGGAAGTTACGATGGCTTGGTGTACCAAGTCTATTTAGGG AATTTTGATGCAGTCGCTGGAGACATAGCAATCACAGCAAACAGGTCGCTGTATGTTGACTTTTCTTTGGCATATACTGAGTCTGGGATAGCGATGATTGTTCCCACAGACAACCAAAGTAGAAATACATGGATATTTTTGAAGCCACTAACTTGGGATCTTTGGCTGACAAGTTTTTTAGCTTTTATCACTATTGGTCTTCTTATTTGGGTTCTTGAACATAGAATAAATGATGAATTCAGGGGACCGCCTTTGCATCAAATTGGCACGATCCTCTGCTTCTCCTTCTCTACCATGGTTTTTGCACATC AGGAGAAGATAGTAAGTAATTTGGCCAGGTTCGTGCTGGTCATCTGGTTCCTTGTTGTGTTTATACTTACCCAGAGCTATACAGCCAGCCTTACAACAAGGTTAACAGTACAACAACTCCAACCAACTATAACGAGTGTAGATGAGCTCATCAAGACCAGGGCGTATGTTGGTTACCAAAATGCTTcgtttctttcaaaaattctgcTTCAAATGGGATTTGATGAGTCTAGACTTGTAGCTTTCAACTCTTCAGAGGAATTAAATGATCTTTCTACCAAAGGGAGCGGAAATGGGGGCATTGCTGCTGTTTTTGATGAGATCCCATATATGAAGCTTATACTTGGCACATATTGTAAGACTGACGGTTTCGGATTT GCATTTCCAATTGGATCTCCTCTTGCACCTGAAGTTTCAAGAGCGATCCTGAATGTTACACAGGGCTTTCAAATTcttgaaattgagaaaaaatggcATTTGGAAACATCCCGCTGCCAAGACTACAGCGCATCTTCCACTCCTGGCAGCTTGGACGTAGGGAGCTTTCGCGGCCTATTTTTAATCATGGGAATAACAGCTATTTCAGCTTTCATAATCCATTGGACAATGTTCTTATACGAGCATTGA